One bacterium genomic region harbors:
- a CDS encoding NAD(P)H-hydrate dehydratase, with translation MIPLYSTKQIRQIDDIAIKQLGIPGIVLMENASREIFQNIIDRTSHLNFSEIGFLCGKGNNGGDGFAAARHFSNAGFEVVVIYLGNENEMSEDCRFNFNVLKKLSQSNKRIVLKKYTSSSTLKSLKDCSVVCDALLGSGITGSLREPYSSIINYVNKLKTIRVAIDIPTGLNADTGFTENSFNADLTITLGQLKKGLFFNDGYVYSGEVEKGGIGIPDSLYNKSIPTEFLIEPEDAMAGLPVKAKNLHKYSAGKVLTIAGSGSLPGAAVLTSTSALKIGAGASILCFPKSVRELVHRKLGEVVVKTYDDLEKEYLSESNIEELDGKIRWADIIAIGPGLGREKETQNAVLHVLKKYRYKKFIIDADAVFALGNGRYKKNNLKGCVITPHHAEFAALIGISISELKKDILKYGKSFTLRTGAYLVLKGAPTIIFNPAGEALINTTGNPALAKFGTGDVLTGFIAGLLAQQKDAEKAVITAVYIHSLAADILAHNRTKLDILATDIQNYVPQTIKFLENSIV, from the coding sequence ATGATTCCTCTTTATTCCACAAAACAAATCCGGCAAATCGATGATATTGCCATCAAACAATTGGGTATTCCCGGAATTGTTTTAATGGAAAATGCTTCCCGTGAAATTTTCCAGAATATTATTGATAGAACCTCACATCTGAATTTTTCTGAGATCGGATTCTTATGTGGAAAAGGAAATAACGGAGGTGATGGATTTGCTGCAGCGAGACATTTTTCCAATGCTGGTTTTGAGGTTGTTGTCATCTATCTTGGTAATGAAAATGAAATGTCGGAGGATTGCAGATTTAATTTTAATGTTTTGAAAAAATTATCACAATCAAATAAACGAATTGTTTTAAAGAAATATACTTCAAGTTCAACTCTTAAATCACTCAAAGATTGCAGCGTAGTTTGCGATGCATTATTAGGCAGTGGAATAACAGGATCTCTTCGAGAACCATATTCGTCAATCATAAATTATGTTAATAAACTCAAAACCATTCGTGTTGCAATTGATATTCCAACCGGTTTAAATGCTGATACTGGTTTTACAGAGAATTCATTTAATGCAGACTTAACAATAACTCTTGGTCAATTGAAGAAAGGTTTGTTCTTTAATGATGGATATGTTTATTCCGGCGAAGTTGAAAAGGGCGGAATTGGAATTCCCGATTCATTGTATAATAAATCCATTCCCACAGAATTTTTAATCGAACCGGAAGACGCCATGGCTGGTTTACCTGTAAAAGCTAAAAACCTGCACAAATATTCTGCGGGAAAAGTTTTGACCATTGCCGGTTCAGGTTCATTGCCGGGTGCTGCTGTTTTAACTTCAACATCTGCATTGAAAATAGGCGCCGGCGCATCAATACTTTGTTTTCCAAAATCTGTCAGGGAACTTGTTCACAGAAAACTTGGTGAAGTTGTTGTGAAGACATATGATGATTTAGAGAAAGAATATTTAAGTGAAAGTAACATTGAAGAACTTGATGGAAAAATTCGTTGGGCAGATATTATTGCAATAGGTCCGGGTCTTGGCAGGGAAAAAGAAACTCAGAATGCTGTCCTCCACGTTTTGAAAAAATATAGATACAAAAAATTTATAATCGATGCTGATGCAGTTTTTGCACTTGGAAATGGTCGGTACAAAAAAAACAATCTTAAAGGTTGTGTAATCACACCTCACCACGCTGAGTTTGCAGCACTGATTGGTATTTCAATTTCTGAACTGAAAAAAGATATTCTGAAGTATGGCAAATCTTTTACACTTCGTACTGGTGCATATCTTGTATTAAAAGGCGCACCAACAATAATTTTTAATCCAGCTGGTGAAGCGTTAATCAATACCACCGGAAATCCTGCGCTTGCAAAATTTGGAACAGGTGATGTTTTAACAGGATTTATAGCAGGATTATTGGCTCAGCAAAAAGATGCTGAGAAAGCAGTCATCACTGCTGTTTATATTCATAGTCTTGCAGCCGATATACTAGCACATAATAGAACAAAGCTGGATATTCTAGCTACAGATATTCAGAATTATGTACCGCAAACAATAAAATTCCTGGAAAATTCTATTGTTTGA
- the vanZ gene encoding VanZ family protein codes for MFEYLNKKKALLVYTPLIVYWLILFTATSLPVEKLPSMGLSDKVNHLMAYFVLAVLVNLTLLFQRKSEFLFKYAAIATLLISSFYGIADELHQMLIPGRSAEVLDWVADALGAILGILLVYFLKNRFNYQPDYSRDKSLSNMELS; via the coding sequence TTGTTTGAATATCTAAATAAGAAAAAAGCATTATTGGTATACACACCGTTAATTGTTTACTGGCTAATTCTTTTTACAGCAACCAGCCTTCCCGTTGAAAAGCTACCAAGCATGGGATTATCAGACAAAGTAAATCACTTAATGGCATATTTTGTTCTTGCTGTGCTGGTTAACCTGACTTTACTATTCCAGCGAAAGTCCGAATTTCTTTTTAAGTATGCGGCAATAGCAACATTGTTAATAAGTTCATTTTACGGAATTGCAGATGAACTTCATCAGATGCTGATCCCCGGCAGATCTGCAGAAGTGCTTGATTGGGTAGCGGATGCTCTTGGTGCTATACTTGGCATTTTATTAGTTTATTTTCTAAAAAACAGATTTAATTATCAACCGGATTATTCTAGGGATAAAAGTTTATCAAACATGGAACTTTCTTGA
- a CDS encoding energy transducer TonB — MKLKNPIADLRLKYKRAFEISLIIALVIMIAAFKFFPELKGGEVKLEGPQELFTVEDIQQTKQENRPPPPPKPPIPIEAPSDDVLEDIEIGDTEIDLEAEMEAPPPPPKEEKKVEEEPTYFVAVEEMPEPIGGIKAIQEKIVYPEIAKRAGVEGKVYVLAFVDESGTVTKAQVLKGIGAGCDEAALDAVQKTKFKPGKQRGKPVKVQVSIPIIFKLQ, encoded by the coding sequence ATGAAACTAAAAAACCCGATTGCTGATTTAAGACTTAAATATAAGCGTGCTTTTGAAATAAGTCTTATCATAGCTCTTGTAATAATGATTGCTGCTTTTAAATTCTTTCCAGAATTAAAAGGCGGCGAAGTTAAACTTGAAGGTCCTCAGGAACTGTTTACTGTGGAAGATATTCAACAGACCAAACAGGAAAACAGACCTCCGCCACCACCTAAACCTCCAATTCCAATTGAAGCACCAAGTGATGATGTTCTTGAAGATATCGAAATAGGAGATACTGAAATAGATCTCGAAGCAGAAATGGAAGCTCCACCTCCTCCTCCAAAAGAAGAGAAAAAAGTTGAAGAAGAACCAACTTACTTCGTTGCTGTTGAAGAAATGCCAGAACCAATCGGCGGAATAAAAGCAATCCAGGAAAAAATTGTTTATCCTGAAATTGCTAAAAGAGCCGGTGTTGAAGGAAAAGTTTATGTTCTTGCATTTGTTGATGAATCAGGAACAGTTACAAAGGCTCAGGTATTAAAAGGAATAGGCGCTGGATGTGATGAAGCAGCTTTGGATGCTGTGCAAAAAACAAAATTCAAACCAGGTAAGCAAAGAGGTAAACCTGTAAAAGTGCAGGTTTCAATCCCGATCATATTTAAGCTTCAATAA
- a CDS encoding YdcF family protein, which produces MAKGSEKNFNVTTTVLLALQLCGLYLIKYNNQDFPITYFSLFKTGNLINFLMYLGIISGLFISSKQGISIVSRKQITLFLIVSYLLLLMAFISTKVKIISSSVYFYDQPGDKVLTGFLFLLFFFSLLYYLVFIWSRVFSKKKSSFISVLTRSILILLLFLVFILVYIDNMSYTSGRWALKKSNENIAIVLGAAVWSGNIPSPTLSSRVDKALYLLNAGFAGKIVLTGGKAPGEMSESEVAFEYARAKGIDTSKVVIENVTSSTSDQIKWILNELNAGNSSNVIIVSDAYHLPRAIEISKFFNLDIKVAESIHKQEFKDKIFTKVRECIAVFNFWNFAL; this is translated from the coding sequence ATGGCCAAAGGTTCTGAAAAAAACTTTAATGTGACTACAACTGTTTTACTTGCACTTCAACTTTGTGGCTTGTATCTGATTAAGTATAATAACCAGGATTTTCCAATCACTTATTTCTCTCTGTTCAAAACAGGTAATCTGATTAATTTCTTAATGTATCTGGGAATTATATCCGGATTATTTATTTCGAGTAAGCAAGGAATTTCGATTGTATCGAGAAAGCAAATCACTTTATTTTTAATTGTTAGCTATTTGTTATTATTAATGGCTTTTATCTCGACGAAAGTTAAAATTATTTCCTCATCTGTATATTTTTACGATCAACCGGGCGATAAAGTACTAACAGGTTTTCTATTTCTCTTATTTTTCTTTTCATTGCTTTATTATCTGGTATTTATCTGGAGCAGGGTTTTCAGTAAAAAAAAATCTTCATTTATTTCAGTACTAACCAGATCCATTTTAATTCTGCTGCTCTTCCTGGTGTTTATCCTAGTCTATATTGATAATATGAGTTATACATCTGGTAGGTGGGCATTGAAAAAAAGTAATGAAAATATTGCTATCGTTTTAGGCGCTGCAGTCTGGAGCGGAAATATTCCAAGTCCTACTTTATCATCAAGAGTTGATAAAGCTTTGTATCTTTTGAATGCAGGATTTGCAGGAAAAATCGTTTTAACAGGCGGTAAAGCTCCTGGTGAAATGAGTGAATCCGAAGTAGCATTCGAGTACGCACGCGCAAAAGGAATCGACACATCAAAAGTAGTAATTGAAAATGTTACTTCTTCAACCAGCGACCAGATTAAATGGATTTTAAATGAGCTGAATGCTGGTAACTCTTCAAATGTGATTATCGTTTCTGATGCTTACCATCTACCACGAGCAATTGAAATTAGCAAGTTCTTCAATCTTGATATTAAAGTTGCAGAATCTATTCATAAGCAGGAATTTAAAGATAAGATTTTTACAAAGGTCAGGGAATGCATCGCAGTTTTTAACTTTTGGAATTTTGCATTGTAA
- the nusB gene encoding transcription antitermination factor NusB, which translates to MTNKSKRRIVREKVLQILYAYEMNKDSLQPLSTEILIDISETADKKFAQSLVRKVIDNVADLDERIIQRVTNWEMNRIALIDKILLRMGICELLFFPDIPPKVSINESIEIAKDFSTSGSAKFINGILDAVLAEEKKSGKLNKTGRGLVEESISPSRQ; encoded by the coding sequence ATGACCAACAAATCGAAACGAAGAATTGTCAGAGAAAAGGTTCTGCAGATTTTGTATGCATATGAGATGAATAAAGATTCTCTCCAACCACTCTCAACAGAAATACTCATTGATATTTCAGAGACCGCGGATAAAAAGTTTGCACAGAGCCTGGTCAGGAAAGTGATTGATAATGTTGCAGATCTTGATGAGAGGATAATACAGCGAGTCACAAACTGGGAAATGAACCGAATCGCATTGATTGATAAAATTCTTCTGCGAATGGGAATTTGTGAGCTGTTATTTTTCCCTGATATTCCACCAAAAGTTTCTATTAACGAATCAATTGAGATTGCAAAAGATTTCAGTACATCAGGTAGTGCAAAATTTATAAACGGAATTCTCGATGCTGTTCTTGCCGAAGAAAAGAAATCAGGCAAACTTAACAAGACTGGCAGGGGACTTGTCGAAGAATCAATCTCACCTTCAAGGCAGTAA
- a CDS encoding MFS transporter codes for MKEKGRVFVWTLFDFANTSFSIIVVTFLYAVYFKKTVAGNEAIGDLYWSISTSIAMVITAIISPVLGAIADYSAGKKRFLLFFTSLCIVGTASLYFIGPGQIFWGIFLFVLANVGFEAGLVFYDAFLPEITTPKNYGRVSGYGFGMGYLGSLATLAIVFPFIEASMIKETFPIAAAFFLIFSLPLFFFLKETRNKADKNQSFISIGFGRVWSTLTHLKYYKNLAIFLLAYFFYIEGVNTVIFFSGNYASTTLGFSEMELLIFFIVVQTTAIVGSVLLGIVADKIGQKKTIVITLFIWLLTVALAYFIYDKTGFYVVGLLAGAAMGSSQSTSRSLMSKLTPPEKKTEFFGFYSFFGKSSAVVGPLVFGLVSFISGDQRIAIISIAFFFIIGLLILTKVKDPKIIT; via the coding sequence ATGAAAGAAAAGGGAAGAGTATTTGTCTGGACTCTCTTCGATTTTGCCAACACATCTTTTTCAATAATTGTTGTTACGTTTCTTTATGCTGTCTACTTCAAGAAAACAGTCGCAGGTAATGAAGCGATTGGGGATTTGTACTGGAGTATAAGTACAAGCATTGCAATGGTGATCACCGCGATAATATCTCCGGTGCTTGGTGCAATCGCTGATTATAGTGCAGGTAAAAAAAGATTTCTACTTTTCTTTACCTCACTCTGTATTGTTGGAACAGCCTCACTTTATTTTATCGGACCGGGACAAATTTTCTGGGGAATATTTTTATTTGTACTTGCTAATGTAGGTTTCGAAGCAGGACTTGTTTTCTACGATGCATTCCTTCCGGAAATAACCACACCGAAAAATTATGGAAGAGTGAGCGGTTACGGTTTTGGGATGGGATATCTTGGTTCACTGGCAACACTGGCAATTGTTTTCCCTTTCATTGAAGCATCAATGATCAAAGAAACATTTCCTATTGCAGCAGCTTTCTTTTTGATTTTTTCTCTACCGCTGTTTTTCTTTTTGAAGGAGACAAGAAATAAAGCTGACAAAAATCAATCGTTCATTTCAATTGGATTTGGAAGAGTCTGGTCGACATTAACACACTTAAAATATTACAAGAACCTGGCAATCTTCCTTCTCGCATACTTCTTCTACATTGAAGGAGTGAATACTGTTATTTTCTTTTCAGGAAATTATGCAAGCACTACACTTGGATTTTCCGAAATGGAATTGCTAATCTTTTTTATTGTTGTTCAAACGACTGCGATTGTTGGTTCAGTACTGCTTGGAATAGTTGCAGATAAGATCGGGCAGAAAAAAACTATTGTTATAACATTATTTATATGGCTGCTTACAGTTGCTCTTGCCTACTTCATTTATGATAAAACAGGATTTTATGTTGTTGGATTACTTGCTGGCGCAGCTATGGGTTCATCTCAATCAACGAGCAGAAGTCTGATGAGCAAATTAACTCCGCCCGAAAAGAAAACTGAGTTCTTCGGATTTTATTCTTTCTTCGGAAAAAGCTCTGCAGTTGTTGGACCATTGGTATTTGGATTGGTCAGCTTTATATCAGGTGATCAAAGGATTGCAATTATATCGATAGCGTTTTTCTTTATAATCGGATTGCTGATTTTAACGAAAGTAAAAGATCCAAAGATCATCACGTAG
- a CDS encoding cation transporter produces MNKTEQINLRKKAAYISLAVGIGMFITKMTAYFITGSVAIFSDAAESVVHVAATGMALFSIILSSKPADKTHLYGHGNVEYFSAGVEGFLILLAAGVIIFTAIGDIIAGPTLESLSVGVIFISAAGVVNLGLGFYLIRTGKKTNSITLVADGKHVLTDAYTSIGVLVGVILVMITGYVLLDPILAIIVALNIVFTGYKLIRESVGGLMLETNPEMLKKISDKLISMKKDYWIDIHELRYWQSGDRTFIDFHLILPYYFTIEQSHKEEKIIDEELEKDFPNSQIKIHFDYCVPELCKFCGYDVCKVRTEEKKINFEWNVEKSAGKAVYKILPT; encoded by the coding sequence ATGAACAAAACAGAACAAATAAATCTTCGTAAAAAAGCTGCATACATTTCACTTGCGGTTGGTATCGGAATGTTCATCACTAAGATGACTGCGTATTTTATTACGGGTTCGGTAGCAATTTTTTCAGATGCGGCTGAATCTGTTGTTCATGTTGCTGCAACAGGAATGGCATTGTTCAGCATAATTTTAAGTTCCAAACCTGCAGATAAAACTCACCTCTACGGGCACGGTAATGTAGAATATTTCTCAGCAGGAGTTGAAGGCTTTCTGATTTTACTTGCTGCAGGAGTGATAATATTTACAGCAATTGGGGATATTATCGCTGGACCAACTCTGGAATCATTAAGTGTCGGCGTAATATTTATAAGTGCTGCCGGAGTTGTTAATCTTGGACTAGGTTTTTATCTGATCAGAACCGGAAAGAAAACAAACTCGATAACTCTTGTTGCTGATGGCAAGCACGTATTGACTGATGCTTACACCAGCATCGGTGTACTGGTTGGAGTAATTCTAGTTATGATCACAGGTTATGTTTTGTTAGATCCGATTCTTGCAATAATAGTTGCGTTGAATATTGTTTTTACGGGCTACAAACTTATAAGAGAATCTGTTGGCGGATTGATGCTTGAAACTAATCCTGAGATGCTAAAAAAAATCTCAGATAAACTTATCTCCATGAAAAAAGATTACTGGATTGATATTCACGAGCTGCGCTACTGGCAATCGGGTGACAGAACTTTCATCGATTTCCATTTGATACTTCCCTATTACTTCACAATCGAGCAATCTCACAAAGAAGAAAAGATAATTGATGAAGAGTTAGAGAAAGATTTTCCTAACTCACAAATAAAAATTCATTTTGACTACTGCGTCCCAGAGTTATGCAAATTCTGCGGCTACGATGTTTGCAAAGTACGAACCGAGGAAAAGAAAATTAATTTTGAGTGGAATGTTGAGAAGTCTGCGGGTAAAGCGGTTTATAAAATTTTACCTACGTGA
- a CDS encoding aminotransferase class I/II-fold pyridoxal phosphate-dependent enzyme, with product MKIVQKLPEWGTSIFTVMSRMAVEHNAVNLAQGFPDWNCDDELIELVHHFQKKGFNQYAPMQGVQSLRKIISEKIKNLYLRHYDFEKEITITAGATQALFTAITSIIKAGDEVIVFEPAYDSYVPDILSNGGIPVYVPLNPEDYSYNWELVRKKITQRTKAIIINSPHNPTGSLLNEDDIKELEKITSGTEILIISDEVYEHITYDNKRHISLASSDELAKRTFVISSFGKTYHTTGWKMGYCAAPEFLTNEFRKMHQFVVFSVNTPIQYAYAEFMKQEERYLSLGKFYEHKRNVCIDAIKSSKFRIKNCYGTYFQILDYSTISNKPDKEFSEYLTKEIGVAVIPLSPFYEDRVSRSQNRVCFAKSDNVLKDAGNKLTKLDFI from the coding sequence ATGAAAATTGTTCAAAAACTCCCTGAATGGGGAACAAGTATTTTTACTGTGATGTCACGAATGGCAGTCGAACATAATGCTGTTAATCTCGCACAAGGCTTCCCCGATTGGAACTGTGATGATGAGTTAATTGAACTCGTTCATCATTTCCAGAAAAAAGGATTTAATCAGTACGCACCGATGCAGGGAGTTCAATCACTCCGAAAAATTATTTCAGAAAAAATTAAAAATCTTTACCTCAGACATTATGATTTTGAAAAAGAAATAACAATTACGGCAGGTGCAACTCAGGCTCTATTTACAGCAATAACTTCAATCATTAAAGCTGGTGACGAAGTAATTGTATTCGAACCTGCTTATGATAGTTATGTCCCGGATATACTTTCGAACGGTGGTATTCCTGTTTACGTTCCGCTCAACCCTGAGGATTACTCATACAATTGGGAATTAGTCCGTAAAAAAATCACTCAACGGACAAAAGCAATTATTATCAACTCACCTCATAATCCAACCGGAAGTCTTTTGAATGAAGATGATATTAAGGAACTCGAGAAGATTACGAGTGGGACCGAAATTCTGATCATAAGTGATGAAGTTTATGAGCATATCACATATGATAATAAAAGGCACATCAGTCTAGCAAGTTCTGATGAATTAGCAAAACGAACATTCGTTATTTCTTCATTCGGAAAAACTTATCACACAACGGGCTGGAAAATGGGTTATTGTGCTGCACCTGAGTTTCTGACAAATGAGTTCAGGAAGATGCATCAGTTCGTAGTATTTTCTGTAAACACACCAATACAATATGCATATGCAGAATTTATGAAACAGGAAGAGAGATATCTTTCACTCGGTAAATTTTATGAGCATAAACGGAATGTCTGTATTGATGCAATTAAAAGTTCTAAGTTCAGAATCAAAAATTGTTACGGGACATATTTCCAGATTCTTGATTACTCAACAATTTCAAACAAGCCTGATAAGGAATTTTCAGAATATCTTACAAAAGAAATTGGAGTAGCAGTTATTCCTTTATCACCATTTTATGAGGACAGAGTGAGCAGATCTCAAAATAGAGTTTGTTTTGCCAAGTCAGATAATGTGCTGAAGGATGCAGGTAATAAACTCACCAAATTAGATTTTATCTAA
- a CDS encoding sel1 repeat family protein encodes MKRKYWLIFIFVFAFSLLSSAQDTTQSLAFKNKRPQQHSPYFYRPDLAYQIWQKFRLTQEANAGDPLAQHELGLRFLLGEGVPADTAQAVYWIKKAADQNLTSAKYNYAIMLINGIGVTWDPYAAFKLFESAANDGMVQSQYVVGVLYTDNLTVQRDYNLAYYWIKKAADEDYEPAQEIVAKLEPKVSKKVVDSLISSSGKLEDKNPIPDPSENLTSNLGLVFIDFETITDSAMTITDSLLIEQLEIIGNDSLSKSMLADNSKSLEELSTPGNIEKLQKLAESGSPEAQTILGRMYEQGLYFDKNLVDAAVHYYRALRNDSPTGTYLLWQLSQKENFQQTVQRESENGNVIAKFLWYGLTAIGFDRRITIADALNLLDKSVDAIYLPAMVESGLNYYSNRFGRYDTDTGLSLWQNAARLGSREAEIRLAASRLLDEFSSYNRTEDFNKIKKAAEEGSLFAMVTTGMCYNQGLGIAQSKSEAVNYFKMAAQRGSRFAYDELKRIYDEMRPADQQFIISN; translated from the coding sequence TTGAAAAGAAAATATTGGTTGATTTTTATATTTGTTTTTGCGTTCAGTTTACTTTCTTCTGCTCAGGATACTACACAAAGTCTTGCCTTCAAGAATAAAAGACCTCAACAGCATTCACCTTATTTTTATAGACCCGATCTGGCATATCAAATCTGGCAAAAGTTCCGACTGACTCAGGAAGCCAACGCTGGTGATCCACTCGCACAGCACGAACTGGGATTAAGATTTCTGCTCGGTGAAGGAGTTCCTGCTGATACTGCCCAGGCAGTTTACTGGATTAAAAAGGCTGCGGACCAAAATCTCACTTCTGCAAAATATAATTATGCTATCATGCTGATAAATGGTATCGGTGTTACTTGGGATCCTTATGCGGCCTTCAAACTTTTCGAGAGCGCTGCTAACGATGGTATGGTTCAGTCACAATATGTTGTTGGAGTTTTATATACAGATAATCTTACTGTTCAGCGGGATTACAACCTCGCATATTACTGGATTAAAAAAGCTGCAGATGAAGATTATGAACCCGCTCAGGAGATAGTAGCCAAACTTGAACCGAAAGTTTCAAAGAAGGTGGTTGATTCTTTAATCAGTTCATCCGGTAAGCTTGAAGACAAAAATCCTATTCCTGATCCATCAGAAAATCTAACCTCCAATCTTGGTTTGGTTTTTATAGACTTCGAGACAATAACTGATTCTGCTATGACAATTACCGATAGTCTTTTGATTGAGCAGCTGGAAATAATTGGCAACGATAGTCTTTCCAAATCAATGTTAGCCGATAATTCAAAATCTCTGGAAGAATTAAGCACACCGGGCAATATTGAGAAATTACAGAAGCTAGCCGAATCTGGTAGTCCCGAAGCTCAAACTATTCTCGGGAGAATGTACGAGCAAGGATTATATTTTGATAAAAATCTTGTCGATGCAGCAGTTCATTATTATAGAGCACTGCGGAATGATTCACCAACCGGTACTTATTTGCTCTGGCAGTTATCCCAAAAAGAAAATTTTCAACAGACAGTTCAGCGGGAAAGTGAAAACGGTAATGTTATTGCAAAATTTTTATGGTATGGATTAACTGCAATAGGGTTCGACAGAAGAATCACGATTGCTGATGCCTTGAATTTACTTGATAAATCAGTTGATGCGATATACTTGCCAGCAATGGTTGAATCGGGATTAAACTATTATTCAAACAGATTTGGAAGATATGATACTGATACTGGATTGTCACTCTGGCAAAATGCAGCCAGACTCGGAAGCAGAGAAGCAGAGATAAGATTGGCTGCATCGAGACTTCTGGATGAATTCAGCAGTTATAACAGGACAGAAGATTTCAATAAAATTAAAAAAGCTGCCGAAGAAGGTTCCCTGTTCGCAATGGTTACGACTGGAATGTGCTATAATCAAGGACTTGGAATAGCACAGTCAAAATCTGAAGCTGTAAATTATTTTAAGATGGCAGCACAGCGTGGCAGCCGGTTCGCTTATGATGAATTGAAAAGAATTTATGACGAAATGAGACCTGCAGATCAACAATTTATTATCTCAAATTAA
- a CDS encoding SRPBCC domain-containing protein: MEPGIKLSAIFPVSAKRLYDSWLNSKIHSAFTGTKSHIEPRNGSHFSIANGYITGTNLILQPYGRIVQNWRTSDFPDGATDSKVEILFEKHNNSTKLTIIHTQLPVGDEKKYEKGWKDHYLKPMKAYFQKDRAVKKVK; encoded by the coding sequence TTGGAACCCGGTATTAAATTATCAGCTATATTCCCCGTTAGTGCCAAGAGACTATATGATTCGTGGCTTAACAGTAAAATCCATTCCGCCTTTACGGGAACAAAGTCCCATATAGAACCAAGAAATGGATCTCATTTCTCCATTGCAAATGGCTACATAACAGGCACAAACCTTATACTCCAGCCATACGGAAGGATTGTACAAAATTGGAGAACATCAGACTTTCCCGACGGTGCTACTGATTCAAAGGTCGAAATACTGTTCGAAAAGCATAATAACAGCACGAAGTTGACTATAATACATACTCAACTTCCTGTGGGAGACGAAAAAAAATACGAAAAGGGCTGGAAGGATCACTATCTGAAACCTATGAAAGCTTACTTTCAAAAAGACAGAGCCGTTAAAAAAGTCAAATAG